The following are from one region of the Mustela lutreola isolate mMusLut2 chromosome 7, mMusLut2.pri, whole genome shotgun sequence genome:
- the LOC131837122 gene encoding olfactory receptor 11H6-like, with product MYILLANFSFLEIWYVTSTVPNMLANLLSETSTISFYGCFLQFYFFFSMGTTETFFLSAMAFDRYLAICRPLHYPTVMTVQRCIRIGAGCWVCGFSCFLLPVYLISQLPFCGPNIIDHFLCDPGPLMKLSCVPAPATEIICAIFNSVLIFSTFLFITNSYTLVIRSVLRVPSAEGRHKAFSTCGSHLAVVSLFYGSIMVMYVSPTAGNPAGIQKIVTLFYSVMTPFFNPLIYSLRNKEMKKALRKLFQIMRFGQR from the coding sequence atgtacaTCCTGCTGGCCAATTTTTCCTTCCTGGAGATCTGGTATGTCACTTCTACTGTCCCCAATATGCTAGCCAACTTGCTCTCTGAAACCAGCACCATCTCCTTCTATGGCTGCTTCCTCCagttctacttcttcttctccaTGGGTACCACTGAGACCTTCTTCTTGTCTGCCATGGCCTTTGACAGGTACCTTGCTATCTGCAGGCCCCTGCACTATCCCACAGTAATGACTGTTCAGCGCTGCATCAGAATAggagctgggtgctgggtgtGTGGCTTCTCCTGTTTTCTCCTCCCAGTTTACCTCATCTCCCAACTTCCTTTTTGTGGTCCCAATATAATTGATCATTTTTTATGTGACCCAGGGCCCCTTATGAAGCTGTCCTGTGTGCCAGCTCCTGCTACTGAGATCATCTGTGCCATTTTTAACTCAGTCCTCATTTTCTCCACCTTCCTCTTCATTACCAACTCCTATACTCTGGTGATCAGATCTGTGCTGAGGGTCCCCTCAGCAGAAGGTCGGCATAAGGCCTTCTCCACGTGTGGCTCCCATCTTGCTGTGGTGTCCCTATTCTATGGCTCTATCATGGTGATGTACGTGAGCCCAACAGCAGGAAATCCAGCAGGGATCCAGAAAattgtgactttattttattctgtgatGACTCCATTTTTCAACCCCTTGATCTATAGCCTCCGGAATAAGGAGATGAAGAAGGCCCTGAGAAAACTGTTTCAGATTATGAGATTTGGTCAAAGATAG